One Bifidobacterium crudilactis genomic region harbors:
- the tsaD gene encoding tRNA (adenosine(37)-N6)-threonylcarbamoyltransferase complex transferase subunit TsaD gives MSGEREAGLQQGEVLTHGGTVLGIESTCDETAAAVIRDGELVSNVVASSMLEHARYGGVIPEIASRAHAESFVPVVSKALADANLDLSQVDAIAVSAGPGLAGCLAVGVSGAKSLAWAARKPIYGINHVIGHIAVTQLQFGAFPEDTLALIVSGGHTSLLHVRDVARHVDVVGTTLDDAAGECFDKIARLLGFPYPGGPHIDRHARTGDPNAIKVPKGLTQGKSAAKHPYDFSFSGVKTAVARWIEGQEALGHEIPVDDVCASLADSVAEVLAGKAMAGCAQFGSNTLIVGGGFSANSQLRAKLQEFGERDGVQVRIPKIALCTDNGAMVAMLGSNLLNAGIRPSSADFPIDSAMPLTQIVMP, from the coding sequence ATGAGTGGTGAACGCGAAGCGGGGCTTCAACAAGGTGAGGTCCTGACGCATGGTGGCACCGTGCTCGGCATCGAATCCACATGCGACGAGACCGCTGCGGCAGTGATTCGCGACGGGGAGCTCGTCTCGAATGTCGTCGCCTCCTCGATGCTCGAACATGCCCGATACGGTGGTGTGATTCCCGAAATCGCCTCCCGTGCGCACGCCGAATCATTCGTTCCCGTCGTGTCCAAAGCCCTTGCGGACGCGAACCTCGATCTCAGCCAGGTCGATGCCATCGCGGTTTCCGCAGGTCCGGGTCTGGCAGGCTGCCTGGCGGTCGGTGTGTCCGGTGCGAAATCCTTGGCTTGGGCGGCCCGTAAACCCATCTATGGCATCAACCATGTCATAGGTCATATCGCTGTCACCCAGCTGCAATTCGGTGCGTTCCCGGAAGACACCCTGGCATTGATCGTCTCCGGAGGGCACACCTCCCTGCTGCATGTGCGCGATGTGGCACGCCACGTTGACGTCGTCGGCACGACGCTGGACGACGCTGCCGGGGAGTGCTTCGACAAGATAGCCAGACTGTTGGGTTTTCCCTATCCCGGGGGGCCTCATATCGACAGGCATGCGCGCACGGGCGATCCGAACGCGATCAAGGTGCCGAAAGGGCTGACCCAGGGCAAATCCGCGGCGAAGCATCCCTACGATTTCAGCTTCTCGGGCGTGAAAACCGCAGTGGCACGGTGGATTGAAGGGCAGGAAGCGCTCGGGCACGAGATTCCGGTCGACGATGTCTGCGCCTCACTCGCCGATTCCGTCGCCGAGGTACTTGCAGGGAAGGCGATGGCAGGTTGCGCCCAATTCGGCTCAAACACGCTGATCGTCGGAGGGGGCTTCTCCGCCAACTCGCAGCTGAGGGCCAAATTGCAGGAGTTCGGTGAGCGCGACGGGGTGCAGGTGCGCATTCCGAAAATCGCCTTGTGCACGGATAACGGTGCAATGGTGGCGATGCTCGGTTCGAATCTGCTGAACGCTGGTATCCGGCCTTCATCAGCGGACTTTCCGATTGATTCCGCAATGCCCCTGACCCAGATTGTTATGCCCTGA
- the eno gene encoding phosphopyruvate hydratase, whose amino-acid sequence MPSSVLRMVTLAHALKQVLIVRGLETGLGDEGGFAPNRQSNAESFDLLVEAIERAGYEPGKQIAICFDAAASEFFDEEKGVYNFDGAQASTKDMTNFYESLLSKYPIASIEDPLDENAWDDFKSLTAAIGDKVQIMGDDIFVTNPKFITRAIAEHTANSTLIKLNQIGTVTETMDAIRLADRNGLTTMVSHRSGETPDSTISDLAVATNAMQLKSGAPARGERVAKYNQLLRIEEQLGDSVEYAGMKAFPQFAARVR is encoded by the coding sequence GTGCCGTCATCGGTACTCAGGATGGTGACGCTCGCCCATGCCTTGAAGCAGGTGCTGATTGTGCGCGGACTGGAAACAGGGCTTGGCGATGAGGGCGGATTCGCTCCGAATCGTCAATCCAATGCCGAATCCTTCGACCTGCTCGTTGAAGCCATCGAAAGGGCTGGATACGAGCCAGGAAAGCAAATCGCCATCTGCTTCGACGCGGCAGCTTCGGAATTCTTCGATGAGGAGAAAGGTGTCTATAACTTCGACGGTGCTCAGGCCAGTACGAAGGATATGACGAATTTCTATGAGAGTTTGTTGAGCAAGTATCCCATTGCTTCCATCGAGGACCCCTTAGACGAGAACGCCTGGGATGATTTCAAGTCGCTGACAGCCGCGATTGGTGACAAGGTGCAGATCATGGGCGACGATATTTTCGTTACCAACCCGAAGTTCATCACCCGCGCCATTGCGGAGCACACGGCCAATTCGACACTGATCAAGCTCAACCAGATAGGCACCGTGACGGAAACGATGGATGCCATCAGACTCGCCGACCGCAACGGCCTGACCACCATGGTGTCTCATCGTTCAGGCGAGACCCCTGATTCGACGATTTCGGACCTGGCCGTAGCCACGAACGCGATGCAGCTCAAGTCCGGTGCGCCTGCACGAGGGGAGCGGGTTGCCAAATACAACCAACTGCTGCGCATCGAAGAACAGCTCGGGGACAGCGTCGAATACGCAGGGATGAAGGCATTCCCTCAGTTTGCGGCCCGAGTGCGCTGA
- a CDS encoding uroporphyrinogen decarboxylase family protein, giving the protein MSDWNSRPRFEAVLNGEVPDRPPVAAWGHFFDVETNPALLADATVRFTLGYDWDWVKINPRNTYYLEAFGSAFDYDDYHGSQPYQTRGVINTVGDLRLVDHERAIGAKAILDQIEVLQRVRTSLPELPVAQTVFSPLTILLGLAGLPRSVGKTIPGSTTQVSLKDLISENPEGTHHALNEITLVLEDYIARIAKAGADAVYYALTGTANPVISGDAVFTEFSTPYDKRIIAAISDNGLPTLLHTCGPHAFPDVISSYPVNAISWDHFDSGNPGIGTPSTIPTLAGVNRADITKRDVDAVTDQARRALKVYRGKPFLLAPTCSTLTGLRNPALSALRYAVEE; this is encoded by the coding sequence ATGTCAGATTGGAACAGCCGCCCGCGATTCGAAGCCGTGCTCAACGGCGAGGTGCCGGATCGGCCTCCCGTCGCCGCCTGGGGCCACTTCTTCGACGTGGAAACCAACCCCGCACTGCTTGCCGATGCAACGGTCCGCTTCACACTCGGATACGACTGGGACTGGGTGAAAATCAATCCACGCAACACCTATTATCTTGAGGCTTTCGGGAGCGCCTTCGATTATGACGACTATCACGGCTCCCAGCCTTACCAGACCCGAGGAGTCATCAACACCGTAGGCGACCTGCGGCTGGTCGACCACGAGCGTGCCATCGGAGCCAAGGCCATACTCGACCAAATCGAAGTCCTGCAGCGAGTGAGAACATCACTGCCCGAACTGCCGGTCGCACAGACGGTGTTCTCCCCTCTGACAATTCTGCTCGGTCTGGCCGGTCTGCCACGCAGCGTCGGCAAGACGATACCCGGTTCCACCACACAGGTCAGCCTCAAAGATCTCATCAGCGAGAACCCGGAAGGCACCCATCATGCGTTGAATGAGATAACCCTGGTGCTGGAGGACTACATAGCCCGTATAGCGAAGGCCGGTGCTGATGCAGTGTATTACGCACTGACCGGCACGGCGAATCCGGTCATCAGCGGCGATGCCGTGTTCACCGAATTCTCGACGCCATATGACAAGCGCATCATCGCGGCCATAAGCGACAACGGACTGCCGACCTTGCTGCATACCTGCGGTCCGCACGCATTCCCCGATGTCATCTCCAGCTACCCCGTGAATGCCATCAGCTGGGACCATTTCGACTCCGGCAACCCGGGTATCGGGACGCCGTCCACCATCCCCACCCTTGCCGGAGTGAACAGGGCAGACATCACCAAACGTGATGTGGATGCCGTAACGGACCAGGCTCGCAGGGCCCTCAAGGTCTATCGGGGAAAGCCCTTCCTTCTGGCACCGACATGCAGCACACTCACAGGGCTGCGCAACCCCGCGTTGTCCGCACTGCGATACGCGGTGGAGGAATAG
- the rimI gene encoding ribosomal protein S18-alanine N-acetyltransferase, giving the protein MIRALSEKDIASIATLEHELFGAGAWSQALVRQEINAPARTYAVDVDDDGTLRAYAGYWYDGDDAELMTIGVGRQHQQQGLATSLLRYLLKEAALQGAHRMLLEVRVDNMAALALYEAFGFERIGLRKRYYQPEGIDAYTMALDIERWSALSQAGSVQPQEGQPSEMQAKRQNDSMDTGLEGNR; this is encoded by the coding sequence ATGATTCGTGCCTTGAGCGAGAAAGATATCGCATCAATAGCGACACTCGAACATGAGTTGTTCGGTGCAGGAGCATGGAGCCAGGCACTGGTGCGGCAGGAAATCAACGCACCGGCGCGGACCTATGCCGTGGACGTCGATGACGACGGCACGCTCAGAGCCTATGCGGGCTACTGGTATGACGGCGACGATGCGGAACTCATGACCATCGGAGTGGGCCGACAACACCAGCAGCAAGGCTTGGCCACCTCTTTGCTGCGCTATCTCCTGAAGGAAGCCGCACTGCAGGGTGCGCACAGGATGCTGCTGGAAGTTCGTGTCGACAACATGGCGGCACTCGCCCTGTACGAGGCTTTCGGATTTGAGCGTATCGGACTGAGAAAGCGCTACTATCAGCCGGAAGGCATCGATGCCTATACGATGGCGTTGGATATCGAACGTTGGTCTGCGCTCTCGCAGGCAGGTTCGGTGCAGCCACAGGAAGGGCAGCCATCAGAGATGCAGGCGAAGAGGCAGAACGACAGTATGGATACAGGGCTGGAAGGAAACAGATGA
- a CDS encoding DNA-3-methyladenine glycosylase has translation MSNNDCVFLQRSADEAAQGLLGCVLFSEVDGCKASARIVETEAYDQNDPASHAFHGISQRNRALFGPAGCAYVYISHGMYHCCNITAGAAGFGAGVLLRAVEPLEGIDVMRSRRDRHTVELTNGPAKLCQALGVDMRLYGHDLAQPPLMLRYAPLHAGERILRTPRIGISKAKERLRRFVIADNPYLSKASLDIRRHAQTVSTVPSEE, from the coding sequence ATGAGCAACAATGATTGTGTGTTTCTGCAACGGTCTGCGGACGAGGCCGCTCAGGGTCTACTGGGATGTGTGCTGTTCAGCGAAGTCGATGGATGCAAGGCGAGTGCGCGAATCGTTGAGACCGAAGCATACGATCAGAATGACCCAGCCAGTCACGCCTTCCATGGCATCAGTCAGCGCAACCGTGCCTTGTTCGGCCCCGCCGGCTGCGCATATGTCTATATATCGCATGGCATGTATCACTGTTGCAACATCACTGCGGGCGCTGCAGGATTCGGCGCCGGTGTGCTGTTGAGAGCGGTCGAACCGCTGGAAGGCATTGACGTGATGCGTTCACGACGTGACCGACATACGGTGGAACTGACGAACGGACCTGCCAAACTCTGTCAGGCTCTCGGCGTGGATATGCGCTTATACGGCCACGATCTGGCGCAGCCTCCGTTGATGCTGAGATACGCTCCGCTGCATGCCGGTGAACGCATCCTTCGCACACCCCGTATCGGTATCAGCAAGGCAAAGGAGCGTTTGCGCAGGTTCGTCATCGCCGACAACCCGTATCTTTCCAAAGCTTCTCTGGACATACGACGCCATGCACAGACGGTATCCACGGTTCCGTCCGAGGAGTGA
- the tsaB gene encoding tRNA (adenosine(37)-N6)-threonylcarbamoyltransferase complex dimerization subunit type 1 TsaB translates to MSDQPTEHATDLGDGGNDNASATLVIDTSFGSTVGVVGHPAIIESDSRSHVEKLQPNIAKAVEVARLAPEQISRIVVGIGPAPFTGLRAGIVAAKALAFANGAELLGQDILEVQHRWMQRIHNTSEQRHDAEDATMKHVTLAVNDARRKQLYYALYMDDEQLLPMDIDYPEVIAEKVDRCLSALADTSTGLLLDVAGHGAGRYREVWDRKLRPAQENGGGYALSSVIDESVLDHNPEGIAIFAETAVAHAQNGEAAGAEPLYLRRPDVSVPKPLKAVLNTGTPDKASGSSGDRSSHGGQAQ, encoded by the coding sequence ATGAGCGATCAGCCAACAGAGCACGCCACAGACCTGGGCGACGGCGGAAACGACAACGCCTCAGCGACCTTGGTCATAGACACCTCCTTCGGTTCCACCGTAGGCGTGGTGGGGCATCCTGCGATTATCGAAAGCGACTCGCGCTCGCACGTTGAAAAACTGCAACCCAACATCGCCAAGGCGGTCGAGGTCGCGCGTCTGGCACCCGAACAGATATCCCGCATAGTCGTAGGAATAGGTCCTGCACCCTTCACGGGACTTCGTGCAGGAATCGTGGCTGCCAAAGCGCTGGCCTTCGCCAACGGAGCCGAGTTGCTCGGCCAGGATATCCTGGAAGTGCAGCACCGCTGGATGCAGCGCATCCATAACACTTCAGAACAGCGGCATGACGCCGAAGACGCGACGATGAAGCATGTCACGCTGGCTGTCAACGATGCTCGCAGAAAACAGTTGTACTACGCGTTGTACATGGACGATGAACAGCTGCTGCCCATGGATATCGACTATCCCGAGGTCATCGCCGAAAAAGTGGACCGTTGCCTGTCGGCACTGGCCGACACGTCAACTGGCCTGCTGTTGGACGTCGCAGGGCATGGTGCGGGCCGTTATCGGGAGGTCTGGGACCGTAAGCTTCGACCAGCTCAGGAAAACGGTGGCGGCTATGCCCTGTCATCGGTCATCGATGAGTCCGTGCTGGACCATAATCCCGAAGGCATCGCCATATTCGCCGAGACGGCCGTTGCCCATGCCCAAAACGGAGAAGCCGCAGGCGCCGAACCACTGTATCTGCGCAGACCCGATGTGTCGGTTCCCAAACCGCTGAAGGCGGTATTGAACACCGGAACACCCGACAAGGCGAGCGGCAGCTCGGGGGACCGGAGCTCGCACGGAGGTCAGGCGCAATGA
- a CDS encoding winged helix-turn-helix domain-containing protein — MDEHDFSSKIDSITPSPAQLRALTHPIRLRLLGLLRIDGPQTASDLARRTGLNTGSTSYHLRMLAKNGFIEKDQDRSKGRKLFWKSSNTATVTNTPHQDDPEAQTKMDAMYGFQQMVAAEYSRQMLAATSQWQTLAPEWQDASTLSDFPIRVTAQEAKGIVHRIASILLEELHKHPLQNAGESPETKPDDDTQAFTIQLLAFPLHAALSGDLQDDEYDEGE; from the coding sequence ATGGATGAACATGACTTTTCGTCGAAGATAGACTCGATTACTCCCTCCCCAGCCCAGCTCAGGGCTCTGACGCACCCGATACGTCTGCGGCTGCTTGGCCTGCTCCGCATCGATGGGCCTCAGACCGCCAGCGATCTGGCACGCAGAACAGGGTTGAATACCGGTTCCACCAGCTACCATCTGCGGATGCTGGCCAAGAACGGATTCATCGAAAAGGACCAGGACCGCTCTAAGGGAAGAAAACTGTTCTGGAAATCATCGAACACCGCCACCGTGACCAACACCCCGCACCAAGACGACCCTGAAGCCCAGACCAAGATGGACGCGATGTACGGATTCCAGCAGATGGTCGCCGCGGAATATTCTCGTCAGATGCTCGCTGCTACCTCGCAGTGGCAGACGCTCGCCCCTGAATGGCAGGACGCCTCCACTCTGAGCGATTTCCCGATCCGCGTCACCGCTCAGGAAGCGAAGGGAATCGTTCACAGAATCGCGTCGATACTGCTCGAGGAGTTGCATAAGCACCCCTTGCAGAATGCTGGCGAAAGCCCGGAGACCAAGCCGGACGACGACACGCAGGCCTTCACCATACAGCTGCTGGCCTTCCCTCTGCATGCGGCGCTAAGCGGCGATCTGCAGGACGACGAATATGACGAGGGGGAATAA
- a CDS encoding ABC transporter ATP-binding protein, protein MSRTSSRHGGNSLISRYRVLISEHGQSSFTSDIALSAASGIVTGLSLLVLLPASTTLSGETSSFGLGFWGWMIVLAILGIASAVIEYSGAIASYESALDIIRNLLRRVGDKLAQLPIGWFHESSAGNLSRFASQDVMTLGQSVAHLLGKLIQNACCVGVVIIGVLVWDWRLGLMLTLSVPVMLLALRVSQYCITRGKHITDPVEQEISDRIVEFAHCQGALRACGRSTSFTELDEASAQSTKAQKTSLWWGTLANMIHGTIGQLIVVLMVVLSARFAIGGSLNPIAAIAFIGLSLRFMQTLEELGGKLLGVEDNRVMLDHLDDIFDAPTLTEPSNPATLNDSGAVSLRDVGFSYVPGHPVLQNISFDVRPGQLVALVGPSGSGKSTIEKLIARFYDVSTGDISVGGVDVKDQPVEQLMRQLSIVFQDVYLFDDTLAANIRVGRPDASDAEIHEAGELAGVSEIVDRLPDGWNSMVGEGGHALSGGERQRVSIARALLKQAPIVLLDEATSALDAENERHIMDCVDRLRQSSSLLVIAHKLNTIRSADLIIVLDANGRVVQRGTHEELIGEPGQYASFYAARHRASQWRIA, encoded by the coding sequence ATGAGCAGAACATCATCACGACACGGCGGCAACTCGCTGATATCACGGTACCGTGTGCTGATATCCGAACACGGACAATCGAGTTTCACCTCGGACATCGCTCTGAGCGCGGCCTCAGGCATCGTGACGGGACTGTCACTGTTGGTGCTGCTTCCGGCATCGACCACGCTCTCCGGCGAAACAAGCTCATTCGGACTCGGATTCTGGGGCTGGATGATCGTACTCGCCATACTTGGCATCGCGAGCGCAGTCATCGAATATTCAGGGGCCATCGCCTCGTATGAGTCCGCTCTCGACATCATCCGCAACCTGTTGCGTCGTGTCGGCGACAAACTGGCGCAGCTGCCGATCGGCTGGTTCCACGAGTCCTCTGCGGGTAACCTGTCGAGATTCGCTTCACAGGACGTCATGACCTTGGGCCAGAGCGTCGCGCATCTGCTGGGAAAGCTCATCCAGAACGCCTGCTGTGTGGGCGTGGTCATCATCGGCGTATTGGTCTGGGATTGGAGACTGGGACTGATGCTGACGCTTAGCGTTCCGGTGATGCTTCTTGCATTGCGTGTCTCGCAGTATTGCATCACCCGGGGCAAGCACATCACCGATCCCGTGGAACAGGAAATCAGTGATCGCATCGTCGAATTCGCACACTGCCAGGGTGCGTTGAGGGCTTGCGGACGAAGCACATCCTTCACCGAGCTTGATGAGGCGAGCGCGCAAAGCACCAAAGCGCAGAAAACCTCACTGTGGTGGGGCACGCTGGCGAATATGATCCACGGAACCATCGGTCAGTTGATTGTGGTGCTGATGGTGGTGTTGTCCGCACGTTTCGCCATCGGCGGCTCGCTGAATCCGATTGCCGCGATAGCGTTCATCGGATTATCGCTGAGATTCATGCAGACGCTTGAGGAGCTCGGCGGCAAACTGCTCGGCGTTGAGGACAACCGCGTCATGCTGGACCATCTTGATGACATCTTCGATGCTCCCACGCTGACGGAACCCTCTAATCCGGCGACCTTGAACGACAGCGGTGCCGTATCCTTGCGGGATGTCGGCTTCTCCTATGTTCCCGGGCATCCCGTTCTGCAGAACATCAGCTTCGATGTGCGACCGGGTCAGCTTGTCGCCCTGGTCGGTCCTTCGGGAAGCGGAAAGTCCACGATCGAGAAGCTCATCGCCCGTTTCTATGACGTCAGCACCGGCGACATCTCGGTGGGTGGCGTCGACGTCAAGGACCAGCCGGTCGAACAGCTGATGAGACAGTTGTCCATCGTCTTTCAGGATGTGTATCTCTTCGACGACACCTTGGCTGCGAATATCCGCGTGGGACGGCCTGATGCCAGCGACGCCGAGATTCACGAGGCGGGCGAGCTCGCCGGCGTATCCGAAATCGTGGACCGTCTGCCCGACGGGTGGAACAGTATGGTCGGTGAAGGCGGTCATGCACTCTCCGGTGGCGAACGCCAGCGCGTATCCATCGCCAGAGCCCTGCTCAAGCAGGCACCCATCGTCTTGCTCGATGAGGCCACCAGTGCGCTGGATGCGGAAAACGAGAGACACATCATGGATTGCGTCGACCGGTTGAGGCAATCGTCCTCCCTGTTGGTGATAGCGCATAAGCTCAATACCATCCGCTCGGCCGATCTCATCATCGTGCTGGATGCGAATGGCCGTGTGGTCCAACGCGGCACGCATGAGGAGCTCATCGGCGAACCGGGTCAATATGCTTCCTTCTATGCGGCACGACATCGGGCAAGCCAGTGGCGCATCGCCTGA
- a CDS encoding class II glutamine amidotransferase — protein MCVIVTAEAGSIPTISQLVAMSAVNADGAGIAWFDGTELHRFRNRFNGRTFDLIVDHYDYFRSVPFLLHFRRATNGGKRECNTHPFRYEKDGERGYIAHNGVALDYTHGRYASDSRNIISAWQDGEADLSDGTQGKFASISDSGVIRWQSEHEDVAGAAGSIMVSNHRWADASDLILRKAA, from the coding sequence ATGTGCGTCATCGTCACAGCAGAGGCAGGCAGCATACCTACCATCAGCCAACTCGTCGCCATGAGCGCGGTGAACGCCGATGGTGCGGGCATCGCATGGTTCGACGGCACCGAACTGCATCGCTTCCGAAACCGATTCAACGGCAGGACCTTCGATCTGATCGTCGACCACTACGACTACTTCAGATCAGTGCCCTTCCTGCTGCATTTCAGAAGAGCGACGAATGGCGGCAAACGTGAGTGCAACACCCATCCTTTCCGTTACGAGAAGGATGGCGAACGCGGATACATCGCTCACAACGGCGTGGCCCTCGACTACACGCATGGCAGATACGCCAGTGACAGCCGCAACATCATCAGCGCCTGGCAAGACGGCGAAGCGGACCTGAGCGACGGCACACAAGGCAAATTCGCCTCCATCAGCGACTCGGGCGTCATCAGATGGCAGTCGGAGCACGAAGATGTCGCCGGGGCCGCGGGGTCCATCATGGTGAGCAACCACAGGTGGGCCGATGCCAGTGATCTGATCCTCCGCAAGGCGGCATGA
- a CDS encoding MFS transporter: MTVSTSASSTPVTPTSPSTSTSPSTSPMHARLVVAAWLFSDIASLFGSALSGLAVPWMVLNLTHNTAATGIVSAVQLGTLVAANLVSGPLIDKLGPTRISISCDIASACCIALIPLLWFLHLFSIPALIVIVAVVGALRGPANSSKSVLSPSVAQFSKQPMERITGLSGTTERMASTIGSAAGGVIIGVVGGPYALVFTSLGLIIGAILTATIVRPALLPIIRASQTQTAASADTGSGQSALSTDGTRQPDGQTGAASAHSRAKGDVKSAVSRYGKDLAAGWKSLMALPMVFGLTLIPAITNMIDIAWTDVLTPAWVLSQHLGSQTLGMLFASLTFPAMISSMIATVLASRLPRFPVFIIGYLLVGAPRYLAMAFNAPTSIVVATLIIGGIGSGFLNPILSATIYERIPGNSRGKIISLTSAISWGLMPIGSLLGGFMSHILGLNITLGILGIAYLIITMLPLFVPALRHFERITPEASQQHDIAAQ; this comes from the coding sequence ATGACGGTAAGCACAAGTGCATCAAGCACTCCGGTGACGCCGACATCACCATCGACATCGACATCACCATCGACATCGCCAATGCATGCGCGCCTCGTGGTAGCGGCGTGGCTGTTCTCCGACATCGCATCGCTCTTCGGCAGTGCGCTGAGCGGACTGGCGGTGCCCTGGATGGTGCTGAATCTGACGCATAACACCGCCGCGACAGGTATCGTCAGTGCCGTGCAGCTGGGTACGCTTGTCGCGGCCAATCTGGTATCCGGTCCATTGATCGATAAACTCGGCCCCACCCGCATATCGATCAGCTGCGACATCGCCAGTGCGTGCTGCATCGCCCTGATACCTCTGCTCTGGTTTCTGCATCTGTTTTCGATTCCGGCGCTGATCGTCATCGTCGCCGTAGTCGGCGCACTGCGCGGCCCTGCCAACAGTTCCAAAAGCGTGCTCTCCCCCAGTGTGGCGCAATTCTCCAAGCAACCGATGGAACGCATCACCGGACTGTCAGGCACTACGGAGCGAATGGCCAGCACCATCGGTTCGGCAGCCGGAGGCGTCATCATCGGTGTCGTCGGAGGCCCATACGCCTTGGTATTCACCTCATTGGGATTGATTATCGGCGCCATCCTCACCGCAACCATCGTACGACCCGCGCTGCTTCCCATCATCAGGGCTTCGCAGACGCAGACCGCTGCAAGCGCCGATACGGGGTCCGGGCAAAGCGCACTCTCCACCGACGGCACACGCCAGCCAGACGGTCAGACCGGCGCGGCATCTGCACATTCCAGGGCGAAAGGCGATGTCAAATCAGCAGTATCCCGGTATGGCAAGGATCTGGCAGCGGGATGGAAGTCCCTGATGGCATTGCCGATGGTATTCGGACTGACGCTGATTCCCGCTATCACGAATATGATCGACATCGCCTGGACCGACGTGCTCACCCCCGCATGGGTGTTGTCGCAGCATCTGGGATCCCAGACTTTGGGGATGCTCTTCGCCTCGCTCACCTTCCCGGCAATGATCAGCAGCATGATAGCCACTGTGCTCGCCTCCAGACTCCCCAGATTCCCCGTATTCATCATCGGATACCTGCTCGTCGGCGCCCCCAGGTACCTGGCGATGGCGTTCAACGCCCCCACATCCATCGTGGTGGCGACACTCATCATCGGCGGCATCGGGTCGGGCTTCCTCAACCCGATACTGAGTGCGACCATCTATGAACGCATTCCCGGCAATTCACGAGGGAAGATCATCTCCCTGACCAGTGCCATCTCCTGGGGATTGATGCCGATAGGCTCGTTGCTGGGCGGATTCATGTCGCATATACTCGGTCTCAACATCACCTTGGGCATATTGGGAATCGCCTACCTCATCATCACGATGCTGCCTCTGTTCGTGCCCGCACTGCGACATTTCGAACGCATCACGCCGGAAGCAAGCCAACAACACGATATTGCTGCTCAGTGA